In Cydia amplana chromosome 2, ilCydAmpl1.1, whole genome shotgun sequence, the following proteins share a genomic window:
- the LOC134656202 gene encoding uncharacterized protein LOC134656202 yields the protein MDELIARLSSTGIGCSIGGTIVNNISYADDMVLLCPAISALVKLLKICEEYAVAHGLMYNTKKSELLVFNAGKKEYASVPAVYLCGVPLNRVSRFKYLGHWVTEDLQDDADIERERRALSIRCNMLSRRFARCDRDVKKTLFKAFCQSFYACSLWTNYTKKTLNALRVQYNNGFRMLMGLPRYCSASGMFAEARVDAFIAIIRKRTASLMRRVRDSSNSLLQLIPGDPAGSLWRHWNDLHMGSRGTVYDLM from the coding sequence ATGGATGAGTTGATCGCTAGGCTCAGCAGCACGGGTATTGGATGCTCAATTGGCGGtaccattgttaacaatatcAGCTATGCAGATGATATGGTGCTGCTGTGCCCGGCGATCAGTGCTCTTGTCAAGCTGTTAAAGATCTGTGAGGAGTATGCGGTGGCCCATGGCTTGATGTACAACACCAAGAAGAGCGAACTACTCGTCTTCAATGCAGGCAAAAAGGAGTATGCGTCAGTTCCTGCTGTATATTTATGTGGTGTTCCTCTAAACAGAGTTTCACGTTTCAAGTACCTCGGGCACTGGGTCACCGAGGACCTCCAGGATGATGCTGACATAGAAAGGGAGCGCAGGGCATTGTCAATAAGGTGTAACATGCTGTCACGTAGGTTTGCGCGGTGTGACAGGGATGTCAAAAAGACCCTTTTTAAGGCTTTTTGCCAGTCCTTTTACGCGTGCAGCCTATGgacaaattacacaaaaaagacCCTCAATGCCCTGCGTGTCCAATACAATAATGGTTTCCGCATGCTGATGGGACTGCCACGTTACTGTAGCGCCTCGGGGATGTTTGCGGAGGCTAGAGTGGACGCGTTCATTGCGATAATCCGTAAACGCACTGCCTCCCTCATGCGCCGGGTGCGTGACAGTTCCAACAGTCTGCTTCAGCTCATTCCTGGGGATCCTGCTGGTTCACTCTGGAGGCACTGGAATGACCTACATATGGGTTCTAGAGGCACGGTGTATGATTTaatgtaa
- the LOC134656212 gene encoding uncharacterized protein LOC134656212 translates to MLVRGYFLPTGLLCLRVLGITVPPLKQRGESASLTCDYDLEGGKLYSVKWYRDTEEFYRYMPRLRPPQHAHRLDGVKVDLDKSSARRVHLRDLTLRSRGLYRCEVSEEAPSFYSAQAEGYMEVYYFPRESPYITGHERPYRLNEPLDVNCSSAKAFPAPDLQWLIDGQKVTERSWLIAYGAKPAPQGLLVSTLGLTAPAKPNMKLRCIAVIGTHRRERSIIIETNSSISLQHYGFVVITTLAVFGIIFPKVS, encoded by the exons ATGTTGGTTAG GGGATATTTTCTACCTACAGGACTGTTGTGTCTCCGAGTGCTAGGTATAACCGTCCCACCTCTAAAACAGCGCGGCGAGTCTGCCTCATTAACATGTGATTACGATTTGGAGGGCGGCAAACTCTACTCCGTGAAGTGGTACCGGGACACAGAAGAGTTCTACCGGTATAtgccgcggctccgcccgccgCAGCACGCTCACAGGCTAGATGGAGTGAAAGTTGAC tTGGACAAATCCAGCGCGCGGCGAGTGCACCTCCGAGACCTCACCCTCCGCTCCCGAGGCCTGTACCGCTGCGAGGTATCCGAGGAAGCGCCCTCCTTCTACTCCGCTCAGGCTGAGGGCTACATGGAAGTCTATT ACTTTCCCCGCGAAAGTCCATATATAACAGGCCACGAGCGTCCGTACCGTCTCAACGAGCCCCTGGACGTGAATTGTTCCTCAGCCAAAGCGTTCCCGGCACCCGACTTGCAATGGCTCATCGATGGACAGAAG GTAACGGAGCGCTCCTGGTTAATCGCGTATGGGGCCAAACCTGCCCCGCAAGGGCTGCTGGTATCCACCCTCGGGTTGACGGCGCCGGCGAAACCGAATATGAAGCTCCGATGTATCGCCGTCATAGGCACGCATAGAAGGGAGAGGAGCATTATCATAG aaacCAACTCTTCTATCAGTCTCCAACACTACGGTTTTGTGGTCATCACAACACTCGCTGTATTTGGCATTATTTTCCCAAAAGTGTCATGA
- the LOC134658343 gene encoding vacuolar protein sorting-associated protein 4, which translates to MASSNTLQKAIDLVTKATEEDKNKNYEEALRLYEHGVEYFLHAVKYEAQGERAKESIRAKCLQYLDRAEKLKEYLKKDKKKKPVKDGESKSEDKKSDSDSDSDDPEKKKLQGKLEGAIVVEKPHVKWSDVAGLEAAKEALKEAVILPIKFPHLFTGKRIPWKGILLFGPPGTGKSYLAKAVATEANNSTFFSVSSSDLVSKWLGESEKLVKNLFELARQHKPSIIFIDEIDSLCSSRSDNESESARRIKTEFLVQMQGVGNDMDGILVLGATNIPWVLDAAIRRRFEKRIYIALPEEHARLDMFKLHLGNTKHMLSEQDMKVLAAKTEGYSGADISIVVRDALMQPVRKVQSATHFKKISGPSPKDPDVIVNDLLTPCSPGDPGAMEMTWMEVPGEKLGEPPVTMSDMLRSLATSKPTVNDDDMVKLKKFMDDFGQEG; encoded by the coding sequence ATGGCTTCCTCTAACACTCTACAAAAAGCAATCGACCTTGTCACTAAAGCCACAGAAGAAGATAAGAACAAAAACTATGAGGAGGCCCTACGTCTCTACGAACATGGAGTTGAATACTTCTTGCATGCTGTTAAATATGAGGCCCAAGGTGAACGGGCCAAGGAAAGTATTAGAGCCAAATGCCTTCAATATTTGGATAGGGCTGAAAAACTAAAAGAGTACCTAAAGAAGGACAAAAAGAAAAAGCCTGTGAAGGATGGTGAGTCCAAGAGTGAAGACAAAAagagtgacagtgacagtgatTCAGATGATCCTGAGAAAAAGAAATTGCAGGGCAAACTTGAGGGTGCTATTGTTGTTGAGAAACCACATGTTAAGTGGAGTGATGTAGCTGGCCTTGAAGCAGCTAAGGAAGCTCTAAAGGAAGCTGTTATCCTGCCTATTAAGTTTCCCCATTTGTTTACAGGCAAAAGAATACCTTGGAAGGGCATCCTTCTTTTTGGGCCTCCTGGTACAGGTAAATCTTATCTAGCTAAGGCAGTTGCTACTGAAGCAAATAATTCTACATTCTTTTCAGTTTCTTCATCAGATCTTGTCTCTAAATGGCTTGGTGAATCAGAGAAGTTGGTCAAGAACCTATTTGAGCTTGCTCGTCAACACAAGCCAAGTATCATTTTCATTGATGAAATAGATTCTTTATGTTCATCACGTTCTGACAATGAATCTGAATCTGCCAGGAGGATTAAAACTGAATTCCTTGTACAAATGCAAGGTGTAGGAAATGATATGGATGGTATCTTAGTTCTCGGCGCCACAAATATACCCTGGGTGCTCGATGCTGCTATTAGGCGACGTTTCGAGAAGCGTATTTATATTGCTCTGCCAGAGGAACACGCTAGATTGGACATGTTCAAGCTTCACCTAGGAAACACAAAACACATGTTGAGCGAGCAAGACATGAAAGTCCTGGCTGCGAAAACTGAAGGCTATTCTGGAGCTGATATAAGCATTGTAGTGAGAGATGCTTTAATGCAGCCAGTCCGTAAAGTCCAATCTGCAACACATTTCAAGAAAATTTCTGGGCCTAGTCCTAAAGATCCCGATGTCATTGTGAATGACCTTTTAACACCATGCTCTCCTGGTGATCCCGGGGCTATGGAGATGACTTGGATGGAGGTACCTGGCGAAAAATTGGGCGAACCTCCAGTTACAATGTCAGACATGCTTCGATCGCTAGCTACGTCTAAGCCTACAGTCAATGATGATGACATGGTCAAGTTGAAGAAGTTCATGGATGATTTTGGTCAGGAAGGTTAA
- the LOC134657559 gene encoding uncharacterized protein LOC134657559: protein MTTICFMQSLSAIKPVILTQFIDEHNNNYCSLKIIKNTAALKDVTMVNVKNNKFLDYIYSLYIKTQVRTFLATRLKQHNEAYIVHCDNLEECENGFDDLVKDIYWNPNTIFFVTVKHFSCRQEDFFRKLHHLYVFKTVLVLHDYVFFYDFQLGEHCDFTVNAIREYKCDSLSSDNDSPIWADIKASLEERHKTPYSECNISVVVSVSDPLVFMPLDTHDEPFGYEEEFIRILKRINFSDIFISYNSNLTRNGLVCENHTVSGILGLLQRGVVDYLLGGTILSHYRLQVFDFTYPHFFDDFVLIVPKARQIDKWEVLYKVFKPLVWGLISLAFVCVTLVGYFLEFSFNRNLYHLVLTTLDMFSYLTNNPPKKKITCFVLSWALFAWLIMSFYQSDLTSKFTRPMYYSQVNSLPEILSHNYKLYLSRANYNYMKGSAELDMGGLVQKSTICKTDLDALKAVAYKRKRYTVVSRLNYLYSKAEFYNDKGEAMLHQVVVPYFRIFKTGYLRKGNPNLKRIRFLERHVIAFGFQHRSMLAYIHMNKLKYYKNKHNLSKPVLFNDIAGVYYTYLCGCGISLVAFLIEVVFSKFCWFRY, encoded by the coding sequence ATGACCACCATTTGTTTCATGCAGTCATTAAGCGCTATAAAACCAGTCATATTAACACAATTTATTGATgaacataacaataactattgttctttgaaaattattaaaaatacagcAGCGTTGAAAGATGTAACTATGGTCAATGTTAAGAACAACAAATTCCTTGATTATATTTATTCGTTGTATATTAAAACGCAGGTGAGGACCTTTTTGGCTACAAGACTTAAACAGCACAACGAAGCTTATATAGTTCATTGCGATAACCTCGAAGAGTGCGAAAACGGATTTGACGATTTGGTAAAGGATATATACTGGAATcccaatacaatatttttcgtAACGGTCAAACACTTTAGCTGTCGCCAAGAAGATTTTTTCAGAAAACTACATCATCTATACGTTTTCAAAACAGTACTTGTGCTTCatgattatgtatttttttatgattttcaaCTTGGGGAACATTGTgattttactgtaaatgctaTTAGGGAGTATAAATGTGACAGTCTCTCGTCAGACAACGATTCACCTATTTGGGCAGATATTAAAGCCTCTTTGGAAGAACGACATAAAACACCGTACTCGGAATGCAATATATCTGTGGTAGTGAGCGTTTCGGATCCACTAGTATTTATGCCATTGGATACCCATGACGAGCCATTTGGATATGAAGAAGAATTCATAAGAATTTTAAAGAGAATTAATTTCAGtgatattttcatttcatataaTTCAAATTTGACCAGAAATGGCTTGGTTTGTGAAAATCACACAGTTTCAGGTATTCTTGGGTTGCTTCAACGAGGTGTTGTAGACTACCTTTTGGGAGGAACAATTCTCTCCCATTACAGATTGCAAGTTTTTGATTTTACTTACCCTCATTTTTTTGACGATTTCGTGTTAATAGTACCAAAAGCAAGGCAAATTGATAAATGGGAAGTACTGTACAAAGTGTTTAAGCCATTGGTATGGGGGCTTATTTCCCTAGCGTTTGTATGTGTGACTCTAGTAGGGTATTTTTTAGAATTTAGTTTTAACAGGAACTTGTACCACTTAGTTTTAACGACATTAGATATGTTCAGTTACTTAACTAATAATCCGCCTAAAAAAAAGATTACATGTTTTGTGTTATCATGGGCTTTATTTGCTTGGCTAATTATGAGTTTCTACCAAAGCGACTTAACAAGTAAATTTACAAGACCGATGTATTATAGCCAAGTTAATTCCTTGCCCGAAATACTAAGCCATAACTATAAACTGTACTTAAGTAGagctaattataattatatgaagGGAAGCGCGGAGCTGGATATGGGAGGATTAGTACAGAAGAGCACGATATGTAAAACCGACCTTGACGCTTTAAAAGCAGTTGCTTATAAAAGAAAACGGTACACAGTTGTCTCTAGGTTGAATTACCTTTATTCTAAAGCAGAGTTTTATAATGATAAAGGTGAAGCAATGCTACACCAGGTGGTAGTTCCATATTTCCGTATCTTCAAAACAGGTTACTTAAGAAAAGGTAACCCCAATTTAAAGCGAATACGCTTTCTTGAACGTCACGTCATTGCTTTTGGATTTCAGCATAGGTCTATGTTAGCATATATTCATATgaacaaactaaagtattacaaaaataaacataatcttTCGAAACCAGTGTTATTTAACGACATAGCCGGAGTTTATTACACATATCTTTGTGGTTGTGGAATTTCATTGGTAGCATTTTTAATTGAAGTtgtttttagtaagttttgttGGTTTCGTTATtga